One window from the genome of Plasmodium reichenowi strain SY57 chromosome 8, whole genome shotgun sequence encodes:
- a CDS encoding translation initiation factor EIF-2b alpha subunit, putative, which produces MECYDNTKQKDLQEEHDVVRNFRRYYFQEKEEMHIAAIKSISDVLKNSISETNFELFINMNEAKCKLNNFINNNQTQQDIISVPHSKRMTIYPIISSCDIYHHFVVKKYTHNENNFHVLKNVIENNADEFSASLQKSLETIGSSSNIMFLNKHTTILTHSNSDCVKSLIMDVVKNQNKQVSIYFTCTSQVNLNYEEKEKKFDENFLEELTKENINITKIDLTQVKDIINKIDFVLIGSEIVTDNGGIINKKGIKLISELCLLYKKPFYVTCQAYKFLKIDKNKCSKDFYTFCTQTVTNNFNNIYEFVSPDFITLFYTDIGIFPPSNISYELSKLYINDAFYF; this is translated from the exons atgGAATGTTACGATAACACGAAACAGAAGGATTTACAAGAAGAGCACGATG TGGTACGTAATTTCAGaagatattattttcaggaaaaagaagaaatgCATATAGCAGCCATAAAATCAATATCCga TGTCTTAAAAAATAGCATATCGGAAACGAACtttgaattatttattaatatgaatgaagcaaaatgtaaattaaataattttattaataataatcaaacACAACAAGATATTATATCTGTCCCACATTCCAAAAGAATGACTATATATCCAATAATTTCCTCGTGTgatatatatcatcattttgttgtaaaaaaatacacaCACAAcgaaaat AACTTCCATGTACTTAAAAATGTTATCGAAAATAACGCAGATGAATTCTCAGCAAGTCTACAAAAAAGTCTTGAAACTATCGGAAGTAGTAGCAATATTATGTTCCTTAATAAACATACTACTATACTAACACACAGTAACTCAGATTGTGTTAAATCTCTAATAATGGATGTTGttaaaaatcaaaataaacAAGTGTCCATTTATTTTACCTGCACAAGTCAGgtaaatttaaattatgaagaaaaagaaaaaaaatttgatGAGAATTTTTTAGAAGAATTAACtaaggaaaatataaatataacaaagATAGATTTAACACAAgtaaaagatataataaataaaatagatTTCGTTTTGATAGGATCAGAAATAGTTACAGATAATGGAGGaatcataaataaaaagggTATCAAATTAATATCTGaattatgtttattatataaaaaaccATTTTATGTAACATGTCAAgcatataaatttttaaaaattgataaaaataaatgttcAAAAGATTTTTACACATTTTGTACACAAACAGtaacaaataattttaataatatatatgaatttgTATCTCCAGATTTTATTACACTTTTCTATACCGATATAGGTATATTCCCACCTTCTAATATATCTTATGAACTTAGtaaattgtatataaatgacgccttttatttttaa